In the Augochlora pura isolate Apur16 chromosome 7, APUR_v2.2.1, whole genome shotgun sequence genome, GACTGCGCTGAAGACAACCCAATATATTTCCTAACACATGCATAACTTCGTCCGACGTTTTGAAAGGATAATGACGATCAACATTGTCTATGTGTGCAATAGCTTGTTGCAAGTGATTGGCGGCGTCTTGTATTTGTTGCAGCTTCCACGGATGTTCGGTTTGTATACTTGTTCTCATATTAACATTTTGTTGACGTTgaactttaaaattaacttcCTATGAAAAGAAACTCTCCTTTAGTTGACTAAACGACTAGATTAAAGGTATCAAGTACTTACTGCATTTGTTATGCTATCACCAGTTAAAACGGCTATGCATTTTACTTGATCGTGAGGAGCAGCAAATATAAATCTGTCCGTCTTACTATGTTGATCATTGCCGAACAATGCCAATGGAAATCTTTGCGCGCATTCCTGCAttggtaataaaatacaataatatttttaccttattattaataatatataagcgTACGTATTCTTTCAAACATaccattaaaatattcctcaATTGCGACAAGGAAGAATGGACTTCTTCGTGAAGCACCCATTCAAACTCCATCTgctgcaaattaaatttatatataattttaggCCGTGCAGGTGCTTTCAAAGatgttttcaatgaaaattcagTTTCTTTTAATGTTACGAAC is a window encoding:
- the Rogdi gene encoding rogdi atypical leucine zipper isoform X1, with protein sequence MADSEKEEAHNLQMEFEWVLHEEVHSSLSQLRNILMECAQRFPLALFGNDQHSKTDRFIFAAPHDQVKCIAVLTGDSITNAEVNFKVQRQQNVNMRTSIQTEHPWKLQQIQDAANHLQQAIAHIDNVDRHYPFKTSDEVMHVLGNILGCLQRSRTSLIVPRKKTIDDLIKSRNMKSLNPNLPENLAISFYIQSYKLVLAVYQLENSHGSVKYETQQAECSVPWLNEALVLLTIALQLCQRLKDKICVFSQYKDFTVGSCVPSTTTW
- the Rogdi gene encoding rogdi atypical leucine zipper isoform X2 — translated: MLSLQMEFEWVLHEEVHSSLSQLRNILMECAQRFPLALFGNDQHSKTDRFIFAAPHDQVKCIAVLTGDSITNAEVNFKVQRQQNVNMRTSIQTEHPWKLQQIQDAANHLQQAIAHIDNVDRHYPFKTSDEVMHVLGNILGCLQRSRTSLIVPRKKTIDDLIKSRNMKSLNPNLPENLAISFYIQSYKLVLAVYQLENSHGSVKYETQQAECSVPWLNEALVLLTIALQLCQRLKDKICVFSQYKDFTVGSCVPSTTTW